A genomic region of Papaver somniferum cultivar HN1 chromosome 7, ASM357369v1, whole genome shotgun sequence contains the following coding sequences:
- the LOC113294577 gene encoding uncharacterized protein LOC113294577 translates to MSLMRAYVRVKYGIYLDSSSDEKEKALIVFTQLCLDEQLRIIRQPVPREVQTRSVITRDRVWHDDKMMNDYFTPGTGYTSRKFKQLIGMRECLFEKLLGKLLEVDPECQQRPDVTVTMGHMKLVVVMKCLCKNCPVALQGTYRGKDKESSLVLEAVASYDLWFWHIFFGMPGSNNDLNVLAHSPLFDNMLKGVAPPCNYVINGHHYKMGYFLADGIYPKLTTIVQAFSQTLDIPDYVRFNKYQMAKRKDVERAFGVLQGKFRIFGSPCKYWHQSNLNLIMKCCLILHNMIIEHEHRDTDWGRVKIHPLNHQIKSKEF, encoded by the exons ATGAGTCTAATGCGTGCTTATGTGAGAGTTAAATATGGAATCTATTTGGATTCCTCTAGTGATGAAAAAGAGAAAGCTTTGATAGTGTTTACACAACTATGTTTGGATGAACAATTGCGTATTATTAGACAACCTGTACCAAGGGAGGTACAGACACGTAGTGTAATAACGCGTGATCGAGTGTGGCATGATGAcaaaatgatgaatgattattttacgCCTGGAACTGGTTATACCTCAAGAAAATTCAAACAACTTATAGGCATGAGGGAATGCTTATTCGAGAAATTGTTAGGAAAATTGCTTGAAGTTGATCCAGAATGCCAACAACGTCCAGATGTAACCGTTACTATGGGGCATATGAAATTAGTTGTCgtgatgaaatgtttatgcaaa AATTGTCCGGTAGCTTTGCAAGGAACTTACCGGGGTAAAGATAAAGAGAGTAGTTTGGTATTAGAGGCGGTGGCATCATACGATTTGTGGTTTTGgcatattttttttggaatgccTGGATCAAACAACGATTTGAATGTGTTGGCACACTCTCCTctttttgataacatgctaaaGGGTGTAGCACCTCCATGCAATTATGTCATCAATGGTCACCACTACAAAATGGGTTATTTCTTAGCCGATGGTATCTATCCAAAGTTGACTACAATTGTACAAGCTTTCTCTCAGACATTGGACATTCCCGACTATGTGAGATTCAACAAGTATCAAATGGctaaaagaaaggatgtcgagcGTGCTTTTGGAGTTCTCCAGGGTAAATTCAGAATTTTCGGATCTCCATGTAAGTATTGGCATCAATCTAACTTGAACCTTATTATGAAATGTTGTCTTATTTTACACAACATGATTATCGAGCATGAACATCGGGATACGGATTGGGGCAGAGTAAAGATTCATCCTCTGAATCATCAGATAAAGAGTAAAGAATTTTAA
- the LOC113297126 gene encoding uncharacterized protein LOC113297126 isoform X1, translated as MVSPGRIISERSDDKDVIEDLSTNAANGNASMVNSPLTECKYVVQKCDNEGSSSSKEHEDPYLLKAGKEMETRTSVGKLGAVKPNRLFRTRYFIIKSLNHQNIQLSLERGIWATQVMNEPILEEAFDNSGRVILIFSVNMSGFFQGYAQMMSSIGWRRENVWSEASGGTIPWGRTFKVKWLQLQNLPFQKTLHLKNPLNDYKPVKISRDCQELTPDIGEALCRLIDESLDVDGRLMRNTFSGDEVLKRSCISSPVCSPNERYMGNLPPSPMRLTRTTVLHPSSLYQQVTLAESSRFHVAHGRSPRRLPLDNLGYNFDASKVLGMMHSQAHGSSTNLHRNMDPFFLPDKWNLSSKNSAFGDLLSEDDFLEMTYEEYIQVLGRRNRRPNQSVAEPSWSIHEPPTSREKSLEDRYSHHLGDLYHSQKRSHYPSPK; from the exons ATGGTTTCACCGGGAAGAATCATCTCAGAGAGATCTGATGATAAG GATGTTATTGAAGATTTATCAACTAATGCTGCCAACGGGAATGCATCCATGGTCAATTCACCCCTCACTGAATGCAAATATGTCGTTCAAAAATGTGATAATGAAG GAAGCTCAAGCTCTAAAGAACACGAGGACCCTTATCTCTTAAAAGCAGGAAAAGAAATGGAAACTCGAACAAGTGTGGGGAAGTTGGGTGCAGTAAAACCTAATAGATTGTTTAGAACAAGATATTTTATCATTAAAAGTCTGAACCACCAAAATATTCAACTTTCACTTGAGAGAGGAATTTGGGCTACTCAAGTAATGAATGAACCAATATTGGAGGAAGCTTTTGAT AATTCTGGTAGAGTAATCCTCATATTTAGTGTCAACATGAGTGGTTTCTTTCAAGGGTATGCCCAAATGATGTCTTCTATAGGTTGGAGGCGTGAAAATGTCTGGTCTGAAGCATCTGGCGGAACTATACCTTGGGGTCGCACTTTCAAAGTTAAATGGTTGCAATTGCAGAATCTGCCTTTCCAAAAGACTCTTCATCTTAAGAATCCATTAAATGATTACAAACCCGTCAAAATCAGTAGAGACTGCCAG GAGTTAACTCCAGACATCGGGGAAGCTCTTTGCAGGCTTATCGATGAAAGTCTGGATGTCGATGGAAGGCTGATGAG GAATACATTTTCTGGTGATGAAGTCCTTAAAAGGTCTTGTATTAGCTCTCCAGTTTGTTCGCCAAATGAAAGATATATGGGTAATCTTCCTCCATCACCTATGCGATTGACCAGAACAACTGTGCTTCATCCTTCCTCATTATATCAACAAGTCACGCTAGCTGAATCAAGCCGTTTTCATGTTGCGCATGGTAGATCTCCTAGAAGATTGCCTCTGGATAACTTAGGTTACAACTTTGATGCTTCAAAAGTTTTGGGCATGATGCATTCTCAAGCCCATGGAAGTTCAACTAATTTACATCGTAACATGGATCCATTCTTTCTACCTGATAAATGGAATCTATCGTCCAAGAACAGCGCCTTTGGTGATTTGCTATCAGAGGATGATTTTCTTGAAATG ACATATGAAGAGTACATACAAGTCCTTGGAAGAAGGAATCGGCGACCTAACCAATCA GTAGCAGAACCATCTTGGAGTATACACGAGCCACCGACAAGTAGAGAGAAAAGCTTAGAAGATCG ATACTCACATCACCTGGGTGACCTGTACCACTCTCAAAAGAGGAGCCATTACCCGTCACCCAAATGA
- the LOC113297126 gene encoding uncharacterized protein LOC113297126 isoform X2 yields the protein METRTSVGKLGAVKPNRLFRTRYFIIKSLNHQNIQLSLERGIWATQVMNEPILEEAFDNSGRVILIFSVNMSGFFQGYAQMMSSIGWRRENVWSEASGGTIPWGRTFKVKWLQLQNLPFQKTLHLKNPLNDYKPVKISRDCQELTPDIGEALCRLIDESLDVDGRLMRNTFSGDEVLKRSCISSPVCSPNERYMGNLPPSPMRLTRTTVLHPSSLYQQVTLAESSRFHVAHGRSPRRLPLDNLGYNFDASKVLGMMHSQAHGSSTNLHRNMDPFFLPDKWNLSSKNSAFGDLLSEDDFLEMTYEEYIQVLGRRNRRPNQSVAEPSWSIHEPPTSREKSLEDRYSHHLGDLYHSQKRSHYPSPK from the exons ATGGAAACTCGAACAAGTGTGGGGAAGTTGGGTGCAGTAAAACCTAATAGATTGTTTAGAACAAGATATTTTATCATTAAAAGTCTGAACCACCAAAATATTCAACTTTCACTTGAGAGAGGAATTTGGGCTACTCAAGTAATGAATGAACCAATATTGGAGGAAGCTTTTGAT AATTCTGGTAGAGTAATCCTCATATTTAGTGTCAACATGAGTGGTTTCTTTCAAGGGTATGCCCAAATGATGTCTTCTATAGGTTGGAGGCGTGAAAATGTCTGGTCTGAAGCATCTGGCGGAACTATACCTTGGGGTCGCACTTTCAAAGTTAAATGGTTGCAATTGCAGAATCTGCCTTTCCAAAAGACTCTTCATCTTAAGAATCCATTAAATGATTACAAACCCGTCAAAATCAGTAGAGACTGCCAG GAGTTAACTCCAGACATCGGGGAAGCTCTTTGCAGGCTTATCGATGAAAGTCTGGATGTCGATGGAAGGCTGATGAG GAATACATTTTCTGGTGATGAAGTCCTTAAAAGGTCTTGTATTAGCTCTCCAGTTTGTTCGCCAAATGAAAGATATATGGGTAATCTTCCTCCATCACCTATGCGATTGACCAGAACAACTGTGCTTCATCCTTCCTCATTATATCAACAAGTCACGCTAGCTGAATCAAGCCGTTTTCATGTTGCGCATGGTAGATCTCCTAGAAGATTGCCTCTGGATAACTTAGGTTACAACTTTGATGCTTCAAAAGTTTTGGGCATGATGCATTCTCAAGCCCATGGAAGTTCAACTAATTTACATCGTAACATGGATCCATTCTTTCTACCTGATAAATGGAATCTATCGTCCAAGAACAGCGCCTTTGGTGATTTGCTATCAGAGGATGATTTTCTTGAAATG ACATATGAAGAGTACATACAAGTCCTTGGAAGAAGGAATCGGCGACCTAACCAATCA GTAGCAGAACCATCTTGGAGTATACACGAGCCACCGACAAGTAGAGAGAAAAGCTTAGAAGATCG ATACTCACATCACCTGGGTGACCTGTACCACTCTCAAAAGAGGAGCCATTACCCGTCACCCAAATGA